Proteins encoded together in one Pseudomonas arsenicoxydans window:
- a CDS encoding CcoQ/FixQ family Cbb3-type cytochrome c oxidase assembly chaperone, protein MDIGMIRGLGTVVVMVAFIGLALWVFSPKRKSEFEDATLLPFADDPEAIKHVEQASRSNKE, encoded by the coding sequence ATGGATATCGGGATGATTCGTGGCCTGGGCACCGTTGTTGTGATGGTGGCCTTCATCGGTCTGGCGTTGTGGGTATTCAGCCCCAAGCGCAAGTCGGAGTTTGAAGACGCGACCTTGCTGCCTTTCGCGGATGATCCCGAAGCCATCAAGCACGTCGAGCAAGCTTCTAGGAGTAACAAAGAATGA
- the ccoO gene encoding cytochrome-c oxidase, cbb3-type subunit II, with product MKHETIEKNVGLLMLLMVLAVSIGGLTQIVPLFFQDVTNKPVEGMKPYTALQLEGRDIYIREGCVGCHSQMIRPFRAETERYGHYSVAGESVWDHPFLWGSKRTGPDLARVGGRYSEDWHRAHLYNPRNVVPESKMPAYPWLVANQLDSSHTETKIKTMRTLGVPYTDDDIAGATASLKGKTEMDALVAYLQVLGTAIKSKR from the coding sequence ATGAAACACGAAACAATCGAGAAAAACGTCGGCCTGCTGATGTTGCTGATGGTCCTGGCCGTGAGCATCGGCGGTCTGACCCAGATCGTCCCGCTGTTCTTTCAGGACGTGACCAACAAACCGGTGGAAGGCATGAAGCCCTACACCGCGCTGCAACTGGAAGGACGTGACATCTACATCCGCGAAGGCTGCGTCGGTTGCCACTCGCAGATGATCCGGCCGTTCCGCGCCGAGACCGAACGCTACGGCCACTACTCGGTGGCTGGCGAGAGCGTCTGGGATCACCCGTTCCTGTGGGGTTCGAAACGCACCGGGCCGGACCTTGCACGGGTCGGCGGCCGTTACTCCGAAGACTGGCACCGCGCGCACTTGTACAACCCGCGCAACGTCGTGCCGGAATCGAAGATGCCGGCCTATCCGTGGCTGGTGGCCAATCAACTCGACAGCAGCCACACCGAAACCAAGATCAAGACCATGCGCACCCTGGGCGTGCCCTACACCGACGACGACATCGCCGGTGCAACGGCCTCACTCAAGGGCAAGACCGAAATGGACGCACTGGTCGCCTACCTGCAAGTGCTCGGCACTGCCATCAAGAGCAAGAGGTGA
- the ccoP gene encoding cytochrome-c oxidase, cbb3-type subunit III has translation MTTFWSLYVTVLSLGTIFALTWLLLSTRKGQRAEQTEETVGHSFDGIEEYDNPLPKWWFMLFVGTIIFALGYLVLYPGLGNWKGLLPGYNYLDNEKQTAFANGQTGWTGVHEWEKEMAKSDARFGPIFAKFASMPIEEVAKDPQALKMGGRLFASNCSVCHGSDAKGAYGFPNLTDADWRWGGEPQTIKTTIMGGRHAVMPAWADVIGEQGVADVASFVLTNLDGRKLPEGTKADPVAGQKLFAANCAVCHGPEGKGTPAMGAPNLTHPAAFIYGSSFAQLQQTIRYGRQGQMPAQELLQGNDKVHLLAAYVYSLSHGEKAPAEDAQ, from the coding sequence ATGACTACGTTCTGGAGTCTGTACGTCACAGTCCTCAGTCTCGGCACCATCTTCGCCCTGACCTGGCTGCTGCTGTCTACCCGCAAGGGCCAGCGCGCCGAGCAGACGGAAGAAACGGTTGGCCACTCCTTCGACGGGATCGAGGAGTACGACAACCCACTGCCAAAATGGTGGTTCATGCTGTTCGTGGGCACCATCATCTTCGCCCTGGGCTACCTGGTGCTGTACCCGGGCCTGGGCAACTGGAAAGGCCTGCTGCCAGGTTACAACTATCTGGATAACGAGAAGCAGACCGCGTTCGCCAACGGCCAGACCGGCTGGACCGGCGTTCACGAGTGGGAAAAGGAAATGGCCAAGTCGGACGCCAGGTTCGGTCCGATCTTCGCCAAGTTCGCTTCCATGCCAATCGAAGAAGTGGCCAAGGACCCGCAAGCCCTGAAGATGGGTGGCCGTCTGTTCGCCTCCAACTGCTCGGTCTGCCACGGCTCCGACGCCAAGGGCGCTTATGGCTTCCCGAACCTGACCGACGCCGACTGGCGCTGGGGCGGCGAGCCGCAAACCATCAAGACCACCATCATGGGTGGCCGTCACGCGGTCATGCCAGCGTGGGCTGACGTGATCGGCGAGCAAGGCGTTGCGGACGTTGCTTCGTTCGTGCTGACCAACCTCGATGGCCGCAAGCTGCCGGAAGGCACCAAGGCTGACCCGGTTGCCGGCCAGAAGCTGTTCGCCGCCAACTGCGCGGTGTGCCACGGTCCGGAAGGCAAAGGTACGCCAGCGATGGGCGCGCCTAACCTGACCCACCCGGCAGCGTTCATCTACGGTTCGAGCTTCGCTCAACTGCAGCAGACCATCCGTTACGGCCGTCAGGGCCAGATGCCTGCGCAAGAACTGCTGCAAGGCAACGACAAGGTTCACCTGCTGGCCGCTTACGTCTACAGCCTCTCTCACGGTGAGAAAGCGCCGGCGGAAGACGCTCAGTAA
- a CDS encoding metallophosphoesterase family protein, with amino-acid sequence MIAKKVTQFVLGLCLLSTMPLAYSVEGAPRHMIFASDTQYPWTDKLDRREPESEADFNSRSKWLVETQFASIADFRKNNAQSHVPLMINGDITAFGHGWQRSYMNSALKKYFKDDYLYGLGNHDYENNVDDCFSNSCAAGSIVEFKEHHEGKVDSFDLNITGSFISRQYTGSLAYSKNIGDVHMVQLNNEPTYATRVSHALNPTTFDITSTLDWLEIDLRHARIQGYAIIINMHKPEEMMGSSEQVRRFHQMIRKYEVTAIFAGHYHQNGGDAYDMNGVPMYLSGASSQQTYLIASFSDDRKQLHINFVTNNQWQNRKLLDTVPVKSIWASRP; translated from the coding sequence ATGATTGCCAAAAAAGTTACGCAGTTTGTGTTGGGCTTGTGCCTGTTGTCTACGATGCCTTTGGCCTATTCAGTGGAGGGTGCTCCACGTCACATGATCTTCGCTTCGGATACTCAATACCCGTGGACCGATAAGCTCGACCGCAGAGAGCCTGAGTCAGAAGCGGATTTCAATAGCCGTTCAAAATGGCTGGTAGAAACCCAGTTTGCGAGTATTGCCGACTTTCGGAAAAACAATGCGCAATCCCATGTGCCGCTGATGATCAACGGCGATATCACCGCTTTCGGTCACGGCTGGCAGCGCTCTTACATGAACTCGGCATTGAAAAAATACTTCAAGGACGATTATCTGTATGGGTTGGGTAATCACGATTATGAGAATAACGTGGATGATTGCTTTAGCAATAGTTGCGCGGCCGGCAGTATCGTGGAGTTTAAAGAACACCATGAGGGCAAGGTTGATAGTTTTGATCTGAACATTACGGGCAGTTTCATTAGTCGGCAGTATACGGGGAGCCTCGCCTATTCCAAGAACATCGGTGACGTCCATATGGTGCAACTCAATAATGAGCCGACCTATGCGACCAGAGTTTCTCATGCGTTAAACCCGACGACGTTCGATATCACCAGTACCCTGGATTGGCTTGAAATCGATTTGAGACACGCTCGGATTCAGGGCTACGCCATCATTATCAACATGCACAAGCCAGAGGAAATGATGGGGAGCAGTGAGCAGGTGAGGCGTTTCCACCAAATGATCAGGAAGTATGAGGTCACTGCCATTTTTGCCGGCCATTACCATCAAAATGGTGGCGATGCCTACGATATGAATGGTGTGCCAATGTACCTCAGCGGCGCCAGTTCCCAACAAACCTACCTGATTGCCAGCTTCTCGGATGATCGCAAGCAATTGCACATCAACTTTGTGACGAACAACCAGTGGCAGAACCGAAAGCTGCTGGATACGGTACCGGTGAAATCGATCTGGGCCAGTCGCCCATAA
- a CDS encoding type II toxin-antitoxin system YafO family toxin gives MPAVQISALFEQISNWKNFAAHFYNYKVCGELPAIFGRDERLDLTDMHHIHLASTQAIQARWAKIDRQYYRTALVDDPDNDFWLIYAYDAFRDVYLLLTITGPDAHNRSEWGSFLRTVHCEIVEPWVVGKVIYPDLDDF, from the coding sequence ATGCCAGCCGTCCAAATCTCTGCGCTTTTTGAACAAATCAGCAACTGGAAAAACTTCGCCGCTCATTTTTATAACTACAAAGTGTGCGGTGAACTGCCCGCTATTTTCGGGCGAGACGAACGACTCGACCTCACCGACATGCACCACATCCACTTGGCCAGCACTCAAGCGATCCAGGCACGATGGGCAAAAATAGACCGCCAGTATTATCGAACCGCCCTGGTTGACGATCCTGACAACGACTTCTGGCTTATCTACGCCTATGACGCTTTCCGGGATGTATACCTTTTGCTGACGATCACTGGTCCGGATGCCCATAACCGGAGTGAGTGGGGTTCATTCCTGCGCACGGTGCATTGCGAGATTGTTGAGCCATGGGTCGTGGGAAAAGTCATCTATCCCGACCTCGATGACTTTTGA
- the ccoN gene encoding cytochrome-c oxidase, cbb3-type subunit I, with protein sequence MNTSISTAYNYKVVRQFAIMTVVWGIVGMGLGVFLAAQLVWPELNFNLPWTSFGRLRPLHTNAVIFAFGGCALFASSFYSVQRTCQTQLFAPKIAAFCFWGWQLVILLAAISLPLGYTSSKEYAELEWPIDILITIVWVAYAIVFFGTLAKRKTKHIYVGNWFFGAFIITVAILHIVNNLELPVSFTKSYSVYAGATDAMVQWWYGHNAVGFFLTAGFLGMMYYFVPKQAERPVYSYRLSIVHFWALITLYIWAGPHHLHYTALPDWAQSLGMVMSLILLAPSWGGMINGMMTLSGAWHKLRSDPILRFLVVSLAFYGMSTFEGPMMAIKTVNALSHYTDWTIGHVHAGALGWVAMISIGALYHMIPKIFGRAQMHSIGLINAHFWLATIGTVLYIASMWVNGIAQGLMWRAVNEDGTLTYSFVETLVASHPGFVVRLVGGAIFLSGMFLMAYNTWRTVRASQPAEVAAAAQMA encoded by the coding sequence ATGAACACTTCTATCAGTACCGCCTACAACTACAAGGTGGTCCGCCAATTCGCCATTATGACGGTGGTGTGGGGCATCGTCGGCATGGGTCTCGGGGTTTTTCTCGCGGCTCAATTGGTCTGGCCCGAACTCAACTTCAATCTACCGTGGACCAGTTTCGGGCGGTTGCGCCCATTGCACACCAACGCGGTGATCTTCGCTTTCGGCGGTTGCGCCCTGTTCGCCAGCTCGTTTTATTCGGTGCAACGCACCTGCCAGACTCAATTGTTCGCGCCGAAAATCGCCGCGTTCTGCTTCTGGGGCTGGCAACTGGTGATCCTGCTGGCAGCCATCAGCCTGCCGCTGGGTTACACCAGTTCCAAGGAATACGCCGAGCTGGAATGGCCGATCGACATTCTGATCACCATCGTCTGGGTCGCTTACGCCATCGTGTTCTTCGGCACGCTGGCCAAGCGCAAGACCAAGCACATCTACGTCGGCAACTGGTTCTTCGGTGCGTTCATCATCACCGTGGCGATCCTGCACATCGTCAACAACCTCGAATTGCCGGTGAGTTTCACCAAGTCCTACTCGGTGTACGCCGGTGCGACCGATGCGATGGTCCAGTGGTGGTACGGGCACAACGCCGTGGGCTTTTTCCTCACCGCCGGTTTCCTGGGGATGATGTATTACTTCGTGCCCAAACAGGCCGAGCGCCCGGTGTATTCCTATCGCTTGTCCATCGTGCACTTCTGGGCGCTGATCACCCTGTACATCTGGGCCGGTCCGCACCACCTGCACTATACCGCACTGCCGGACTGGGCGCAGTCGCTGGGCATGGTGATGTCGCTGATCCTGCTGGCGCCAAGCTGGGGCGGGATGATCAACGGCATGATGACGCTCTCGGGCGCCTGGCATAAGTTGCGCAGCGACCCGATCCTGCGCTTCCTCGTGGTCTCGCTGGCGTTCTACGGCATGTCGACCTTCGAAGGGCCGATGATGGCGATCAAGACGGTCAACGCCCTCTCCCACTACACCGACTGGACCATCGGCCACGTTCATGCCGGTGCGCTCGGCTGGGTGGCGATGATCTCCATCGGTGCGCTGTATCACATGATCCCGAAAATCTTCGGTCGCGCGCAGATGCACAGCATCGGCCTGATCAATGCGCACTTCTGGCTCGCGACCATCGGCACCGTGCTGTACATCGCCTCGATGTGGGTCAACGGCATCGCCCAGGGCCTGATGTGGCGCGCCGTCAACGAGGACGGCACGCTGACCTACTCCTTCGTCGAAACCCTGGTGGCCAGCCACCCAGGCTTCGTCGTGCGACTGGTCGGCGGTGCGATCTTCCTCAGTGGCATGTTCCTGATGGCTTACAACACCTGGCGCACCGTACGGGCCTCGCAGCCTGCCGAAGTCGCCGCTGCCGCGCAGATGGCCTGA
- a CDS encoding alpha/beta family hydrolase, which yields MDKEHKASIDGDQWAQCVRDHGWLWNAASAPASATLILAHGAGAPMDSAWMNDMAARLAAQGVNVVRFEFPYMAQRRVDGGKRPPNPAPKLLECWREVYAVVRRHVTGRLAIGGKSMGGRMASLLADELGADALVCLGYPFYAVGKPEKPRVEHLACLQTRTLIVQGERDALGNREAVEGYSLSPGIEVFWLGAGDHDLKPLKVSGFTHEQHLASAAQKVAEFLR from the coding sequence ATGGACAAAGAGCACAAGGCCAGTATTGACGGGGATCAATGGGCGCAATGTGTGCGGGATCATGGATGGTTGTGGAATGCCGCGTCAGCGCCGGCATCGGCGACACTGATTCTCGCTCACGGAGCCGGTGCGCCGATGGACAGTGCCTGGATGAACGATATGGCTGCACGCCTTGCGGCTCAAGGCGTCAACGTAGTGCGCTTCGAGTTTCCCTACATGGCGCAAAGGCGTGTCGATGGTGGCAAGCGTCCTCCGAATCCGGCGCCAAAACTGCTGGAATGCTGGCGTGAGGTGTATGCCGTGGTGCGACGCCATGTCACTGGGCGTCTGGCCATTGGCGGCAAGTCCATGGGCGGGCGGATGGCCAGTCTGTTGGCTGATGAACTTGGGGCGGATGCGCTGGTGTGCCTGGGTTATCCGTTTTATGCGGTGGGGAAGCCGGAGAAGCCTCGGGTCGAACATTTGGCTTGTTTGCAGACTCGGACGTTGATTGTGCAGGGGGAGCGGGATGCTTTGGGTAATCGGGAGGCGGTTGAGGGGTATTCGTTATCGCCGGGGATTGAGGTGTTTTGGTTGGGGGCGGGGGATCATGATTTGAAGCCGCTCAAGGTTTCCGGGTTTACGCATGAGCAGCATTTGGCCAGTGCCGCGCAGAAGGTGGCCGAGTTTCTTCGGTGA
- the ccoO gene encoding cytochrome-c oxidase, cbb3-type subunit II gives MKHEAVEKNIGLLAFFMVIAVSIGGLTQIVPLFFQDVTNKPVEGMKPRPALEVEGRDVFIANGCVGCHSQMIRPFRAETERYGHYSVAGESVWDHPFLWGSKRTGPDLARVGGRYSDDWQRAHLYNPRNVVPESKMPAYPFLVENKLDGKDTAKKLEVLRTLGVPYTDEDIAGAKDAVKGKTEMDALVAYLQGLGTIIKSKR, from the coding sequence ATGAAGCATGAAGCAGTCGAGAAGAACATTGGCCTGCTGGCCTTCTTCATGGTTATCGCCGTCAGCATCGGCGGCCTGACCCAGATCGTTCCGCTGTTTTTCCAGGACGTCACCAACAAGCCGGTCGAAGGCATGAAGCCTCGCCCTGCGCTTGAAGTCGAAGGACGCGACGTCTTCATCGCCAACGGTTGTGTCGGCTGCCACTCGCAGATGATCCGCCCGTTCCGTGCTGAAACCGAACGTTACGGCCACTACTCGGTCGCCGGTGAAAGCGTCTGGGACCACCCGTTCCTGTGGGGTTCCAAGCGTACCGGTCCGGACCTGGCCCGCGTCGGCGGTCGTTACTCCGATGACTGGCAGCGTGCGCACTTGTACAACCCGCGCAACGTAGTGCCTGAGTCGAAAATGCCGGCCTACCCGTTCCTCGTGGAAAACAAGCTCGACGGCAAAGACACCGCCAAGAAACTGGAAGTCTTGCGCACGCTCGGCGTCCCTTACACCGACGAAGACATCGCCGGCGCCAAGGATGCTGTGAAGGGCAAAACCGAAATGGACGCGCTGGTGGCCTATCTGCAAGGCCTGGGCACCATCATCAAAAGCAAACGGTGA
- the ccoN gene encoding cytochrome-c oxidase, cbb3-type subunit I translates to MSTAISPTAYNYKVVRQFAIMTVVWGILGMGLGVFIASQLVWPELNFGLPWTTFGRLRPLHTNLVIFAFGGCALFATSYYVVQRTCQTRLISDSLAAFHFWGWQAVIIGAIVTLPLGYTTTKEYAELEWPLAILLAIVWVVYGLVFFGTIVKRKTKHIYVGNWFYGAFIVVTAMLHIVNHMSLPVSLFKSYSAYAGATDAMIQWWYGHNAVGFFLTTGFLGMMYYFVPKQAERPIYSYRLSIVHFWALITLYIWAGPHHLHYTALPDWAQSLGMAMSIILLAPSWGGMINGMMTLSGAWHKLRTDPILRFLVVSLAFYGMSTFEGPMMAIKTVNSLSHYTDWTIGHVHAGALGWVAMISIGAIYHMIPKLFGRAQMHSIGLINTHFWLATIGTVLYIASMWVNGITQGLMWRAINDDGTLTYSFVEALQASHPGYIVRALGGAFFASGMLFMAYNVWRTVRASNPAEAKAAEQIAVVGAH, encoded by the coding sequence ATGAGCACAGCAATCAGTCCGACTGCTTATAACTATAAGGTAGTCCGCCAGTTCGCCATCATGACGGTGGTCTGGGGGATCCTTGGCATGGGGCTTGGTGTCTTCATCGCCTCACAGCTCGTATGGCCGGAATTGAACTTCGGTCTGCCGTGGACGACTTTTGGACGCTTACGCCCGTTGCACACCAACCTGGTGATTTTCGCCTTCGGTGGTTGTGCACTGTTTGCCACTTCTTATTACGTCGTGCAGCGAACCTGCCAAACGCGACTGATTTCCGACAGTCTCGCCGCCTTCCACTTCTGGGGATGGCAAGCGGTGATCATCGGCGCCATCGTTACCTTGCCGCTGGGTTACACCACCACCAAGGAATACGCTGAGCTGGAATGGCCACTGGCTATTCTGCTGGCCATTGTCTGGGTCGTTTACGGTCTGGTGTTCTTCGGGACCATCGTCAAGCGCAAAACCAAGCACATCTATGTGGGTAACTGGTTCTACGGCGCGTTCATCGTCGTGACCGCGATGCTGCACATCGTCAACCACATGTCGCTGCCGGTCAGCCTGTTCAAGTCCTACTCCGCCTATGCGGGTGCGACGGACGCGATGATCCAGTGGTGGTACGGCCATAACGCGGTCGGTTTCTTCCTGACCACCGGCTTCCTGGGGATGATGTACTACTTCGTTCCGAAGCAGGCCGAGCGTCCGATCTACTCCTATCGCCTGTCGATCGTGCACTTCTGGGCGCTGATCACCCTGTACATCTGGGCCGGTCCGCACCACTTGCACTACACCGCACTGCCGGACTGGGCTCAGTCCCTGGGCATGGCGATGTCGATCATTCTGCTGGCTCCGAGCTGGGGCGGCATGATCAACGGCATGATGACCCTGTCGGGCGCCTGGCATAAGCTGCGCACCGACCCGATCCTGCGGTTCCTGGTGGTATCGCTGGCGTTCTACGGCATGTCGACCTTCGAAGGCCCGATGATGGCCATCAAGACCGTGAACTCGCTGTCGCACTATACCGACTGGACCATCGGCCACGTACACGCCGGCGCTCTCGGCTGGGTAGCGATGATCTCGATCGGCGCGATCTACCACATGATCCCGAAACTGTTCGGTCGTGCGCAGATGCACAGCATCGGCCTGATCAACACCCACTTCTGGCTCGCAACCATCGGTACCGTTCTGTACATCGCTTCGATGTGGGTCAACGGCATCACCCAGGGCCTGATGTGGCGTGCAATCAACGACGACGGCACCCTCACCTACTCGTTCGTCGAAGCGCTGCAAGCCAGCCACCCTGGCTACATCGTTCGCGCCCTGGGCGGTGCGTTCTTCGCCAGCGGCATGCTGTTCATGGCCTACAACGTATGGCGTACCGTACGTGCCTCGAACCCGGCAGAAGCCAAAGCCGCTGAACAGATTGCTGTAGTTGGAGCTCACTGA
- a CDS encoding methyl-accepting chemotaxis protein, with protein sequence MRNNQPTTQRERTFPAQQRLISTTDAKGVITYCNDAFVEISGFSREELIRAPHNLVRHPDVPAAVFAHMWATLKQGLPWMGIVKNRCKSGDHYWVNAYVTPVFEGNQVIGYESVRIKPTAEQIRRAEALYQRINQGKSPIPSRDKWLPVLQDWLPFILVSQLSFMIGATLTSQWGFALAAGLSVPLGLMGLSWQQRGLKRLLVLAGQTTSDPLIAQMYTDSRGAQARLEMSILSQEARLKTCLTRLQDTAEHLTEQAKQSDALAHNSSTGLERQRVETEQVATAVNQMAATTQEVASHVQRTADATQEANRLTGRGRDIAGETRDAIQRLSVVVGETGQTVTQLAKDSDEIGGVVDVIKGIADQTNLLALNAAIEAARAGEMGRGFAVVADEVRQLAQRTSESTGQIHALIAKLQQTASTAVQTMEAGHRQAEEGVARVLEADQALVGISEAVANITDMTTQIAAATEEQSAVAEEISRNISNISHLADQTSEQAQNSALLSEELTKTANTQYSLVERFNR encoded by the coding sequence ATGCGTAATAACCAGCCCACCACACAACGCGAACGGACCTTCCCGGCTCAGCAACGGTTGATATCCACCACCGATGCCAAGGGCGTGATCACCTACTGCAACGACGCCTTCGTCGAAATCAGCGGGTTTTCTCGTGAGGAGCTGATCCGCGCGCCGCACAACCTGGTTCGTCACCCCGACGTCCCGGCGGCGGTGTTCGCGCACATGTGGGCCACACTGAAACAAGGCTTGCCATGGATGGGCATTGTCAAGAATCGCTGCAAGAGCGGGGATCATTACTGGGTTAACGCCTACGTGACGCCCGTTTTCGAAGGCAATCAGGTGATCGGTTACGAGTCGGTGCGGATCAAACCCACCGCCGAACAGATCCGCCGTGCCGAAGCGCTCTACCAACGCATCAACCAGGGCAAGTCGCCGATTCCTTCAAGGGACAAATGGCTGCCGGTGCTTCAGGACTGGCTGCCGTTCATTCTGGTCAGCCAGCTGAGCTTCATGATCGGTGCCACGCTGACGTCGCAATGGGGCTTTGCCCTGGCCGCCGGCCTCTCCGTGCCGTTGGGGCTGATGGGCTTGAGCTGGCAACAGCGCGGCCTCAAGCGTCTGCTGGTCCTGGCCGGGCAAACCACTTCCGACCCGCTGATCGCGCAGATGTACACCGACAGCCGCGGTGCTCAAGCGCGCCTGGAGATGTCGATCCTCAGCCAGGAAGCACGCCTGAAAACCTGCCTGACCCGTCTGCAGGACACCGCCGAGCACCTCACCGAGCAAGCGAAGCAATCCGACGCCCTGGCGCATAACAGCTCCACAGGCCTGGAACGTCAACGCGTTGAAACCGAGCAAGTGGCCACTGCCGTCAACCAGATGGCCGCCACCACTCAAGAAGTTGCCAGCCATGTGCAGCGCACCGCCGATGCGACTCAGGAAGCCAATCGCCTGACCGGTCGCGGTCGCGACATTGCCGGGGAAACCCGCGACGCCATTCAGCGCTTGTCGGTGGTGGTCGGCGAAACCGGCCAGACCGTGACCCAACTGGCCAAGGACAGCGACGAAATCGGCGGCGTGGTCGATGTGATCAAGGGCATCGCCGACCAGACCAACCTGCTGGCCTTGAACGCCGCCATCGAAGCAGCCCGTGCCGGCGAGATGGGCCGTGGTTTTGCGGTGGTGGCCGACGAAGTGCGCCAACTGGCGCAACGCACCAGCGAATCCACCGGGCAGATCCATGCCCTGATCGCCAAGCTGCAACAGACCGCCAGCACCGCAGTACAAACCATGGAAGCCGGGCATCGCCAGGCTGAAGAAGGCGTGGCGCGGGTACTGGAAGCGGATCAGGCGCTGGTGGGAATCAGTGAAGCGGTGGCCAACATCACCGACATGACCACGCAGATTGCCGCAGCGACCGAAGAGCAAAGTGCGGTGGCCGAAGAAATCAGCCGCAACATCAGCAACATCTCGCACCTGGCTGACCAGACCTCGGAACAGGCGCAGAACTCGGCGTTGTTGAGTGAAGAGCTGACCAAAACCGCGAATACCCAGTATTCGTTGGTGGAGCGGTTTAACCGCTGA
- a CDS encoding DUF6124 family protein has translation MFKATPNPPDNDPISHDPALESQKTKEAADRALDYYLCPEIPKYFPPKTRPIYQVDPTLDDETLLVEASESLSSANAMAGNIANSVRGPERKPLLALQQLIMLNELLVNRLLDRLRLPQ, from the coding sequence ATGTTCAAAGCCACACCAAACCCACCGGACAACGATCCGATTTCTCACGACCCAGCGCTCGAGTCTCAAAAGACAAAAGAAGCCGCCGACCGCGCACTCGACTATTATCTCTGCCCCGAAATCCCGAAGTACTTCCCACCCAAGACCCGCCCCATCTACCAGGTCGACCCCACGCTGGATGACGAAACGCTGCTCGTCGAAGCCAGTGAATCGCTGTCGTCGGCCAATGCCATGGCCGGCAATATCGCCAACTCGGTGAGAGGCCCGGAGCGCAAACCGCTGCTGGCGCTGCAACAGCTGATCATGTTGAACGAGCTGCTGGTCAATCGACTGCTGGACAGGCTTCGTTTGCCGCAGTAG
- the ccoP gene encoding cytochrome-c oxidase, cbb3-type subunit III, whose translation MTTFWSTWICVLTIGSLIGLTWLLIGTRKGETKGSVDQTMGHSFDGIEEYDNPLPQWWFMLFAGTLVFAVGYLILYPGLGNWKGVLPGYEDGWTGVHEWEKEMNKADAKFGPIFAKFAAMPVEEVAKDPQALKMGGRLFASNCSVCHGSDAKGAFGFPNLTDADWRWGGAADTIKTTIMGGRMAAMPAWGEILGETGVKNVAAYVRHELAGLPLPADSGADVQAGQQLFSTTCVACHGANGQGTEAMGAPNLTHPAGFIYGSSLAQLQQTIRHGRQGHMPAQNELLGNDKVQLLAAYVYSLSHGLSTERLQAEGKRE comes from the coding sequence ATGACCACCTTCTGGAGTACGTGGATCTGCGTACTGACCATCGGCAGCCTGATCGGCCTGACCTGGCTGCTGATCGGCACCCGCAAGGGCGAAACCAAGGGCAGCGTCGACCAGACCATGGGCCATAGCTTCGACGGCATCGAGGAGTATGACAATCCGCTGCCGCAGTGGTGGTTCATGCTGTTCGCCGGCACGCTGGTGTTTGCCGTGGGCTATCTGATCCTCTATCCCGGCCTGGGCAACTGGAAAGGCGTCCTGCCGGGTTACGAGGACGGCTGGACCGGCGTCCACGAATGGGAAAAGGAAATGAACAAGGCTGACGCGAAGTTCGGGCCGATCTTCGCCAAATTCGCTGCCATGCCGGTGGAAGAAGTGGCCAAGGACCCGCAAGCGCTGAAAATGGGCGGTCGCCTGTTCGCCTCCAACTGCTCGGTCTGCCACGGCTCGGATGCCAAGGGCGCTTTCGGCTTCCCGAACCTGACCGACGCCGACTGGCGCTGGGGCGGTGCTGCCGACACCATCAAGACCACCATCATGGGCGGTCGCATGGCGGCGATGCCGGCCTGGGGTGAAATCCTCGGTGAAACCGGCGTAAAAAACGTCGCCGCCTATGTGCGTCACGAACTGGCCGGCCTGCCATTGCCAGCCGACAGTGGTGCCGACGTACAAGCCGGACAGCAACTGTTCAGCACCACCTGCGTAGCCTGTCATGGGGCAAACGGCCAAGGCACTGAAGCCATGGGGGCGCCGAATCTGACGCACCCGGCCGGATTTATCTACGGTTCAAGCCTGGCGCAACTGCAACAAACCATTCGTCATGGCCGCCAGGGCCACATGCCGGCGCAGAACGAATTGCTCGGCAACGACAAGGTGCAACTGCTGGCTGCGTATGTTTACAGCCTGTCTCACGGTCTGAGCACCGAGCGCTTGCAAGCCGAAGGCAAACGCGAATAA
- a CDS encoding cbb3-type cytochrome oxidase subunit 3, which translates to MVLEMSSGMIRGLGTVVVFVAFVGLSLWVFNSKRSPAFAEARLLPFADEPQPDSPQEPATTRSTRP; encoded by the coding sequence ATGGTCCTTGAAATGAGCAGTGGAATGATTCGCGGCCTGGGCACGGTCGTGGTGTTCGTGGCCTTCGTCGGCCTGTCGTTGTGGGTGTTCAACAGCAAGCGCAGCCCGGCATTCGCCGAAGCGCGCCTGCTGCCATTCGCCGACGAACCACAACCCGATAGCCCTCAAGAACCCGCAACAACAAGGAGTACCCGGCCATGA